In the genome of Raphanus sativus cultivar WK10039 chromosome 4, ASM80110v3, whole genome shotgun sequence, one region contains:
- the LOC108849013 gene encoding translation initiation factor IF3-2, chloroplastic, giving the protein MAGITSTVGFNAVFAGITKTLPFSVASIDSRLHGLRLSTTAAELPFTNSPRRGNAVTCRYGGGGGGGGGYRFSGDSRRGRPKEAEVDEALDIASIRSATVRLIDGQQNMLGLVSKDEAVRRAEDAELDLVILSPDADPPVVKMMDYSKYRYEQQKKKKDQQKKTTRMDLKELKMGYNIDHHDYSVRMKAAQKFLQDGDKVKVIVSMKGRENEFRNIAIELLRRFQTEVGELATEESKNFRDRNLFIILVPNKEMIRKPQEPSSRKKKKIAAETEVSTAENGISTAENEVSAAETTTGP; this is encoded by the exons ATGGCTGGGATAACCAGCACAGTAGGATTCAACGCCGTTTTCGCCGGAATCACCAAAACGTTACCATTCTCCGTCGCATCTATCGATTCCAGACTCCACGGTCTCCGTCTCTCCACCACCGCCGCCGAGCTGCCATTTACCAATTCTCCTCGCCGTGGGAACGCCGTCACTTGCCGTTACGGTGGtggaggcggaggaggaggaggatatCGTTTCTCGGGAGACTCTAGGAGAGGTAGGCCGAAAGAAGCAGAAGTAGATGAAGCGCTCGATATAGCCTCGATTAGGTCAGCCACTGTGAGGCTAATCGATGGGCAACAGAACATG cTTGGGTTAGTGTCTAAAGACGAAGCTGTTCGAAGGGCTGAAGATGCTGAGCTTGATTTG GTGATACTGTCGCCTGATGCTGATCCTCCGGTTGTTAAAATGATGGATTACAG TAAATATAGGTACGAGcagcaaaagaagaagaaggatcaacaaaagaaaa CTACTCGCATGGACTTAAAGGAGCTTAAAATGGG TTATAACATTGATCACCATGACTATTCTGTACGTATGAAAGCTGCCCAAAAGTTCTTGCAAGATGGTGACAAG GTTAAGGTGATTGTGAGCATGAAAGGACGAGAAAACGAGTTCAGAAATATTGCTATTGAACTCCTCAGACGTTTTCAAACCGAAGTAGGGGAG CTTGCGACTGAAGAGAGCAAGAACTTTAGGGACAGAAACTTGTTCATCATTTTGGTACCAAACAAAGAAATGATCCGGAAACCACAAGAACCATCCtccagaaagaagaagaaaatagcTGCGGAAACCGAAGTTTCGACTGCGGAAAACGGAATTTCGACTGCGGAAAATGAAGTTTCAGCTGCAGAAACAACGACGGGTCCATAA